A window of the Flavobacterium sangjuense genome harbors these coding sequences:
- a CDS encoding carbonic anhydrase family protein: MKTLNKEMQASITPRKALEILKEGNTRFINNLKAHRNLLEQVNDTRDGQWPFATILSCIDSRTSAELIFDQGLGDIFSVRIAGNIVNTDILGSMEFACKVAGSKLIVVLGHSKCGAVKGACDHVEMGNLTELLSKIQPAVYQEIETKEERNASNASFVENVAEINVKRSVKNIIERSFVLEQMIAKGEIGIVGAMHNIETGEVVFYDDSQYINDEMNPNFSVAELRH, encoded by the coding sequence ATGAAAACTTTAAATAAAGAAATGCAAGCTTCTATTACACCAAGAAAAGCTTTGGAAATATTAAAAGAAGGAAATACCAGATTTATAAACAACTTAAAAGCACACAGAAATTTACTGGAACAGGTTAATGATACTCGTGATGGACAGTGGCCATTTGCAACAATTTTGAGTTGTATAGACAGTAGAACATCGGCTGAATTAATTTTTGATCAGGGACTAGGTGATATTTTTTCAGTTAGAATTGCAGGAAATATTGTCAACACGGATATTTTAGGCAGCATGGAGTTTGCCTGTAAAGTAGCTGGCTCAAAACTAATTGTGGTACTTGGACACAGTAAATGCGGAGCGGTAAAAGGAGCGTGCGATCATGTGGAAATGGGGAATTTAACAGAATTGTTGTCTAAGATTCAACCGGCAGTTTATCAAGAGATAGAAACCAAGGAAGAACGAAATGCAAGTAACGCAAGTTTTGTTGAAAATGTCGCAGAAATTAATGTGAAACGAAGTGTAAAAAATATTATTGAGCGTAGTTTTGTACTTGAGCAAATGATTGCAAAAGGCGAAATCGGAATTGTTGGCGCTATGCATAATATTGAAACTGGAGAAGTTGTTTTTTATGATGACAGCCAGTATATTAATGATGAAATGAATCCAAATTTCTCTGTTGCCGAATTAAGACATTAA
- the can gene encoding carbonate dehydratase, translated as MSDFYKKILDNNKEWVERTLEKDPNYFKDLAKGQTPPLLWIGCSDSRVPANEIIGAKPGEVFVHRNIANMVVHSDMNMLSVLDYAVNVLKVKHVIVCGHYGCGGVKAAMGNDSIGIIDNWIRHIKDVYRLHDAYLDSITNEDERFNAFVEINAKEQVFDLSKTSIVQAAWRSGQELTLHGWVYGLNSGYVTDLKVNISSNKDLDEVYQLKF; from the coding sequence ATGAGCGATTTTTATAAAAAAATACTAGATAACAATAAGGAATGGGTTGAAAGAACATTGGAGAAAGACCCAAATTATTTCAAAGATTTGGCCAAAGGTCAAACGCCGCCACTATTGTGGATTGGTTGTTCTGACAGCCGTGTTCCTGCAAATGAAATTATCGGAGCCAAGCCGGGAGAAGTTTTTGTACACAGAAATATTGCCAATATGGTTGTCCATTCTGATATGAATATGCTAAGTGTTCTGGATTATGCCGTAAATGTTTTAAAAGTAAAGCATGTAATTGTTTGCGGACATTATGGTTGTGGTGGTGTGAAAGCGGCCATGGGTAACGACTCAATCGGAATTATCGACAACTGGATTCGACATATTAAAGATGTGTACCGTTTGCACGATGCTTATCTGGATTCTATTACCAATGAAGATGAGCGTTTCAATGCTTTTGTTGAAATAAATGCCAAAGAGCAGGTTTTCGATTTGTCCAAAACATCTATCGTTCAAGCGGCATGGAGAAGCGGGCAGGAGCTTACGTTACACGGTTGGGTTTATGGTTTGAATTCGGGATACGTAACCGATTTAAAAGTGAACATTAGTTCCAATAAAGATTTGGATGAAGTTTATCAACTAAAGTTTTAA
- a CDS encoding LETM1-related biofilm-associated protein encodes MINPSAPGWIDKFFIEQKVSELPIMDSEEAFYIRTRATGFIFGHIVSFDVPNPISFEGRLPEEISKIGMLNTLYELYCLTKKDIDQNNFITEAVAFYNLLTPKGFNPLQKILPSSSDSSKLEKIIHDRVQTNEDLFSKNFSHVITNALLFVDVLAFKKYLEKGSLPEKYFNRIEDIVISIISLSLKSKTGISVHDELLAKLFESSVRYNKFSDTKIKTIDDLDLSYLSNDLEKFYMVDLAGISLWSDEKVENEERYFLYKLGEKLEVTESFITESINFINDFIVKYKNEIPYFNNSNPVKNFYDHTTESVQILINRNKKRLVKELSQSKELMHLLAKSTHKELDKEEKKKIKVQLLDICKSVPSLTIFLLPGGALLLPILIKFIPQLLPSAFNENEERDPSPFDE; translated from the coding sequence ATGATTAACCCATCAGCTCCAGGTTGGATAGACAAGTTCTTTATTGAACAAAAAGTTTCAGAATTGCCTATTATGGATTCTGAGGAAGCATTCTACATCCGAACTCGAGCTACAGGTTTTATTTTTGGGCACATCGTCAGCTTTGACGTTCCAAATCCCATTTCATTTGAAGGTAGGCTTCCTGAAGAAATTTCAAAAATTGGTATGCTCAATACACTCTATGAACTGTATTGTCTGACCAAAAAAGATATTGACCAAAACAATTTCATTACCGAAGCAGTTGCATTTTATAATTTGCTGACGCCAAAAGGTTTTAATCCTTTACAAAAAATATTACCAAGCAGTTCCGATTCAAGCAAACTGGAAAAGATTATCCATGACAGAGTGCAGACCAATGAAGATTTGTTTAGCAAAAACTTCTCTCATGTAATTACGAATGCGTTGCTTTTTGTGGATGTTCTGGCATTCAAGAAATACCTGGAAAAAGGTTCACTTCCCGAAAAATATTTCAATCGGATTGAAGATATTGTTATCAGCATTATTTCGCTTTCGCTGAAATCTAAAACCGGGATTTCTGTTCATGATGAATTGTTGGCTAAACTTTTTGAATCGTCTGTTCGTTATAATAAGTTTTCCGATACAAAAATTAAAACCATCGATGACTTGGATTTGAGTTATCTGAGCAACGATTTAGAAAAATTCTATATGGTTGATTTGGCCGGAATCAGTTTGTGGAGCGATGAAAAAGTCGAAAATGAAGAGCGTTATTTTTTGTATAAACTTGGAGAGAAACTAGAAGTTACAGAATCTTTTATTACGGAAAGCATCAATTTTATTAATGATTTTATTGTAAAATATAAAAACGAAATTCCGTATTTCAACAATTCCAATCCGGTAAAGAATTTCTATGACCACACTACCGAAAGTGTACAAATCCTAATCAACAGAAACAAAAAAAGGTTAGTAAAAGAATTGTCTCAAAGCAAAGAACTGATGCACTTGTTGGCAAAGTCAACTCATAAAGAATTGGATAAAGAAGAAAAGAAAAAAATCAAAGTCCAGCTGCTCGACATTTGCAAATCGGTTCCGTCATTAACTATTTTTCTTTTGCCTGGTGGCGCTTTATTATTGCCGATTCTGATAAAATTCATTCCACAGTTATTACCGTCAGCCTTTAACGAAAACGAGGAAAGAGACCCAAGTCCATTTGACGAATAG
- a CDS encoding YdeI/OmpD-associated family protein, producing the protein MEEKELLYFKNAQEWREWLHENHHSSKGVHLVFYKVSSEAQSMRWEEAVQVAICYGWIDSTVKKLDDERRRQMFTPRKDKSVWSKLNKTYIEKLIADDLMHESGLKKIEIAKQNGSWSTLDGVENLEMSEDLAAAFAKNKKALDNYNSFSPSYRKSYLYWLNQAKREETRKARIVEIISLCEQNIKSRGTF; encoded by the coding sequence TTGGAAGAAAAAGAACTTTTATACTTCAAAAATGCTCAGGAATGGCGCGAATGGTTGCACGAAAATCATCATTCGTCAAAAGGCGTTCATTTAGTTTTCTATAAAGTAAGCAGCGAAGCTCAAAGCATGCGTTGGGAAGAAGCTGTTCAGGTGGCGATTTGTTATGGCTGGATTGATTCTACTGTAAAAAAATTAGATGACGAACGCAGACGTCAAATGTTCACGCCACGTAAAGACAAAAGCGTTTGGAGCAAACTTAACAAAACCTATATCGAAAAACTGATTGCTGATGATTTAATGCACGAAAGTGGTTTAAAGAAGATTGAAATAGCCAAACAGAATGGTTCCTGGTCAACACTTGATGGGGTAGAAAATTTGGAAATGTCCGAAGATTTAGCAGCAGCTTTTGCCAAAAATAAAAAAGCTTTAGATAATTACAATTCCTTTAGTCCATCATACAGAAAAAGCTATCTGTACTGGCTCAACCAAGCCAAAAGAGAAGAAACCAGAAAAGCCCGCATCGTAGAAATCATTTCCCTTTGTGAACAAAACATCAAATCGAGAGGAACGTTTTAA
- a CDS encoding superoxide dismutase family protein — MKKIVIGILAIGLLIFGCKSSSSNDKSKTVNIIFESKSGSNVRGNGTFTEKNGEVTFTANFNGLKPGVHAIHIHEKSDCSAADATSTGGHWNPTYKKHGRWTDAEHHKGDMDNFYANANGDATVLFKTSEWCIGCGDETKDIIGKAVIVHEKADDYTTQPTGNAGARLACSAIIK, encoded by the coding sequence ATGAAAAAAATTGTCATAGGAATTTTAGCTATTGGATTGCTGATTTTCGGTTGTAAAAGTTCTTCTTCGAATGATAAAAGCAAAACAGTCAATATCATTTTTGAATCCAAAAGTGGCAGCAATGTCAGAGGCAACGGTACTTTCACAGAGAAAAATGGAGAAGTTACTTTCACTGCCAATTTCAACGGCTTAAAACCCGGAGTGCACGCGATTCACATTCATGAAAAGTCGGATTGCTCTGCTGCTGATGCTACTTCAACCGGTGGCCATTGGAATCCAACGTATAAAAAACATGGGCGTTGGACGGATGCCGAACACCACAAAGGCGATATGGATAACTTTTATGCCAATGCAAATGGCGATGCTACAGTATTGTTCAAAACCAGTGAATGGTGTATTGGTTGTGGCGATGAAACCAAAGACATCATAGGCAAAGCTGTAATTGTGCACGAAAAAGCCGATGACTATACAACACAACCAACAGGAAATGCTGGTGCGCGATTGGCATGTTCTGCTATCATTAAGTAA
- a CDS encoding TPR end-of-group domain-containing protein, with translation MKCLNLLLIFFLLNSTLSVAQTQREIYNSSVRAYEAKDYKTFLQLTQKLDSLRSFHPTYTYNLASAYALNGNSEKALATLKKLVLMNNTTAFETDDDFKFLSETEGFKTVVALKNSQNAIVSNSEIVVTLSEKELHPEGLTYLPKSKTWLASSIRKRKIIAFDIKTGQCKDWLSADNMLAVLALKADAKEEFLWVATAAFPEMENFTKAMNGKAEVLKVNIKTKQIANRFAVEGNHIFGDLIIDNKGVVYVSDSGKPILYKIENDIMTEFVSFEKDGLNMQGLAFNTQQSKLFVADYLKGIAVIDIPTKTKTWLAFPESTSAKGIDGLVFYNNTLIAIQNGVKPIRVTAFKLNEQQNQISSFKILDNNRPEFDEPALATIVGTKVYFFANCPWKAYDENGVLDVTKVSNPILFSCKLN, from the coding sequence ATGAAATGTTTGAACTTACTTCTGATTTTCTTTTTATTGAATAGCACGTTAAGCGTAGCCCAAACGCAAAGAGAAATCTACAATTCAAGTGTCAGAGCCTACGAAGCCAAAGACTATAAAACCTTTTTGCAGCTTACGCAGAAATTAGACAGTCTTCGTTCTTTTCATCCAACCTATACTTATAATTTGGCTTCGGCTTATGCTTTGAATGGTAATTCTGAAAAGGCATTGGCCACATTGAAAAAGTTGGTTTTGATGAATAATACAACCGCTTTTGAGACAGATGATGATTTTAAATTCTTAAGCGAAACAGAAGGTTTTAAAACCGTTGTAGCGCTAAAAAACAGCCAGAATGCTATTGTTTCTAATTCTGAAATTGTAGTCACTTTGAGCGAAAAAGAATTGCATCCTGAAGGATTGACTTACCTGCCAAAATCCAAAACATGGCTGGCATCAAGCATCAGAAAAAGAAAGATTATTGCCTTTGATATCAAAACCGGGCAATGCAAAGATTGGCTTTCAGCAGATAATATGTTGGCTGTTCTGGCATTGAAAGCTGATGCTAAAGAAGAATTTCTTTGGGTTGCTACAGCTGCCTTTCCGGAAATGGAAAACTTTACTAAAGCAATGAATGGTAAAGCTGAGGTTTTAAAAGTAAATATAAAAACCAAACAAATAGCCAATCGATTTGCAGTAGAAGGTAACCATATTTTTGGAGATTTGATTATCGACAATAAAGGCGTTGTCTATGTTTCTGATAGTGGTAAACCTATACTTTACAAAATTGAAAATGATATAATGACCGAGTTTGTTTCGTTTGAAAAAGACGGTCTTAATATGCAGGGATTGGCATTTAACACCCAACAAAGCAAACTCTTTGTGGCCGATTATCTAAAAGGAATTGCAGTCATTGATATACCAACTAAAACAAAAACATGGTTAGCTTTCCCAGAAAGCACATCCGCTAAAGGAATTGATGGCCTGGTGTTTTATAACAACACTTTAATCGCGATTCAAAACGGAGTAAAACCGATTAGAGTCACAGCGTTTAAACTCAATGAGCAACAAAATCAAATCAGTAGTTTTAAAATACTTGACAATAACAGACCAGAATTTGATGAACCGGCATTAGCAACAATCGTTGGAACCAAAGTTTATTTCTTTGCCAACTGTCCATGGAAAGCTTATGATGAAAATGGTGTTTTGGATGTGACTAAAGTTAGTAATCCGATACTTTTTAGTTGTAAACTGAATTAA
- a CDS encoding YitT family protein encodes MNSFWQKIIIRTILKKPKKKSTNYSNYALAKGYREFAILAKRHVKDFFLITLGIFSATFGFKGFLLTNHFIDGGATGISLLVSALTSIPLYLLIIGVNIPFVILGYRIMGQAFAIKTALAITGLSVCLATVSFPDVTTDNLLVAVFGGFFLGAGIGLSVRGGAVIDGTEVLAIYLSRKFGTTIGDIIVVINVIIFAAAAYFLGIEVALYSMITYLAASKTLDFIVEGIDEYIGVTIISSRSEKMRQMIINNMGRGVTVYSGKGGYGKRGETKEVDIIYTVITRLELNKLNTEIEKIEPTAFVVMNSVKDTKGGMIKKRPLKH; translated from the coding sequence ATGAATTCATTTTGGCAGAAAATAATAATCAGAACCATACTCAAAAAGCCTAAAAAGAAAAGTACAAATTATTCAAATTATGCTTTGGCTAAAGGCTATCGTGAGTTTGCAATTCTGGCCAAACGTCATGTCAAAGATTTCTTTTTAATCACATTGGGAATTTTTTCAGCGACATTCGGGTTCAAAGGTTTTCTGTTAACCAATCATTTTATTGATGGTGGTGCTACCGGAATTTCGCTACTTGTTTCTGCCTTAACCTCCATTCCACTCTATCTTTTAATCATTGGTGTTAATATTCCTTTTGTCATTTTGGGTTACCGAATAATGGGGCAGGCGTTTGCTATCAAAACTGCATTAGCCATCACCGGACTTTCTGTTTGTTTGGCAACTGTTAGTTTCCCGGATGTCACAACCGATAACTTATTGGTCGCTGTTTTTGGTGGTTTCTTTCTTGGTGCCGGCATTGGTCTTTCGGTTCGTGGTGGCGCAGTCATTGACGGCACTGAAGTTCTGGCAATTTATCTCAGTCGGAAATTCGGAACTACCATTGGCGATATCATCGTCGTAATTAATGTCATTATTTTTGCAGCTGCCGCTTATTTTCTTGGTATTGAAGTAGCGCTTTATTCGATGATAACCTATCTGGCCGCATCCAAAACACTCGATTTTATTGTTGAAGGTATTGATGAATATATTGGCGTGACCATAATTTCATCGCGCAGCGAAAAAATGCGTCAAATGATTATTAATAATATGGGAAGAGGTGTAACCGTTTATAGCGGAAAAGGTGGCTATGGAAAGCGTGGTGAAACCAAAGAAGTCGATATTATTTACACCGTCATCACCCGATTAGAGCTTAACAAACTCAACACCGAAATCGAGAAAATTGAGCCAACTGCTTTTGTGGTAATGAACAGTGTCAAAGACACCAAAGGCGGTATGATTAAAAAAAGACCGCTAAAACATTAA
- the yaaA gene encoding peroxide stress protein YaaA, producing the protein MKIVISPAKSLNFEKELPTTTFSEPQFLKQATTIQRTLKKKKPKALSQLMDISEKLAELNWQRNQDWSTPFTTENARQAVYTFDGDVYLGLDAYSLPLDKLEVLQDKLRILSGLYGLLKPLDLMQAYRLEMGTSIPIGKNKNLYEFWKKTITKELNSELKKGELFINLASNEYFSAVDTKALKVPVITPEFKDYKDGNLKMISFFAKKARGMMVRYIIDTNAETIDDLKGFNYEGYAFDTNLSKGNTLVFTR; encoded by the coding sequence ATGAAAATCGTTATATCGCCAGCCAAATCGTTGAATTTTGAAAAAGAATTGCCTACAACTACTTTTTCTGAACCTCAGTTTTTAAAACAGGCCACCACTATTCAGAGAACCTTAAAAAAGAAAAAGCCGAAAGCCTTGTCACAGCTTATGGATATTTCTGAAAAACTGGCAGAACTTAACTGGCAGCGTAATCAGGATTGGAGCACACCTTTTACAACGGAAAACGCGCGTCAGGCGGTTTATACTTTTGATGGCGATGTGTATTTGGGTTTGGATGCTTATAGTTTACCATTGGATAAACTAGAAGTGCTTCAGGATAAACTCCGAATCCTTTCAGGATTATATGGTTTGCTAAAGCCGCTCGATTTAATGCAGGCGTATCGGCTAGAAATGGGGACTTCTATACCAATTGGGAAAAATAAAAATCTGTATGAATTCTGGAAAAAAACAATTACCAAAGAATTAAACAGCGAATTGAAAAAAGGCGAATTGTTTATCAACCTGGCAAGCAACGAATATTTTAGTGCTGTTGATACCAAAGCATTGAAAGTTCCGGTAATCACACCAGAATTTAAAGACTACAAAGACGGTAACTTAAAGATGATTAGTTTTTTTGCCAAAAAGGCGAGAGGCATGATGGTTCGCTATATCATTGATACCAATGCGGAAACCATTGACGACCTGAAAGGATTTAATTATGAAGGTTATGCTTTTGATACGAATTTGAGTAAAGGAAATACATTGGTTTTTACGAGGTAG
- a CDS encoding DHA2 family efflux MFS transporter permease subunit gives MAKAPVVQEDLVEYGFRRTIITITAVLCALLEIVDTTIVNVALNNMRGSLGATLTDVAWVITAYAIANVIVIPMTSWLSQQFGRRNYFAASIIIFTVASFMCGNASTIWELVAFRFIQGLGGGALLVTAQTIITESYPIEKRGMAQAIYGMGVIVGPTLGPPLGGYIVDHFSWPYIFYINVPIGVVATLLTLTFVRSPKYGEKLKANQVDWLGIGLLSAFIGSLQYILEHGQQDDWFNDNTISTLAVISFLGLFFFIWRELTYKYPIVNLSVLKDSNLKVGVVMSFIMGFGLYGSTFIVPIYTQSILGWTATDAGLLLVPSSITVAVLMPFIGKMIQKGVPQTYLVALGFLMFFVFTYWMHDIMTPDTGEEHMFWPLIVRGFGLGFLFVPITTLSLSALKGKSIGEGAAFTGMMRQLGGSFGIAIITTFIARFGQEHRVNLIAHLDPTRIEVQNRLHALQRGFMSKGFSPEVALQKAYKVIDFGITKQSSVLSYMDIFLYLGLLFLFCIPFILLVKKGKNKVDMSEAMH, from the coding sequence ATGGCTAAAGCACCAGTAGTTCAGGAAGATTTAGTAGAATATGGTTTTCGCAGGACAATCATCACGATTACCGCAGTGCTTTGTGCGTTGCTCGAAATTGTTGATACCACGATTGTAAACGTTGCGCTTAACAATATGCGTGGAAGCCTTGGTGCCACATTAACTGATGTAGCCTGGGTAATCACTGCTTATGCAATTGCAAACGTTATTGTAATTCCGATGACGAGTTGGTTGTCACAGCAATTTGGTCGTAGAAATTACTTTGCTGCTTCGATTATCATTTTTACGGTTGCTTCTTTCATGTGTGGAAATGCCTCTACCATTTGGGAATTAGTCGCTTTCCGATTTATCCAAGGTTTGGGTGGTGGCGCTCTATTAGTAACAGCGCAAACCATTATCACCGAAAGTTATCCTATCGAAAAACGTGGAATGGCGCAAGCTATCTACGGAATGGGAGTTATTGTTGGCCCAACGCTTGGTCCGCCTTTAGGTGGTTATATTGTTGATCATTTTTCCTGGCCTTATATTTTCTATATCAATGTGCCAATCGGAGTTGTAGCAACACTATTGACTTTAACTTTTGTCCGAAGTCCAAAGTATGGTGAAAAACTAAAAGCCAATCAGGTCGATTGGTTGGGAATTGGATTGCTATCTGCTTTTATAGGTTCGTTGCAATACATTTTAGAACACGGACAGCAGGACGATTGGTTTAATGACAATACGATTAGCACTTTAGCCGTAATCAGTTTCCTTGGCTTATTCTTTTTCATTTGGCGCGAACTCACGTATAAATACCCTATTGTAAACCTAAGTGTACTTAAAGACAGTAACCTTAAAGTCGGTGTAGTAATGAGCTTTATCATGGGATTTGGATTGTATGGAAGTACATTCATTGTGCCGATTTATACCCAATCTATTTTGGGTTGGACAGCGACAGATGCGGGTTTACTTTTAGTTCCGAGTTCTATCACTGTGGCAGTCCTGATGCCTTTTATTGGTAAGATGATACAAAAAGGAGTTCCTCAAACCTATTTGGTGGCACTCGGATTTTTGATGTTTTTTGTTTTTACGTATTGGATGCATGATATTATGACACCAGATACCGGCGAAGAGCATATGTTTTGGCCGCTTATTGTTCGTGGATTTGGTTTAGGATTTCTTTTTGTTCCCATTACAACCTTATCGCTTTCAGCATTAAAAGGAAAAAGTATTGGTGAAGGTGCCGCTTTTACCGGAATGATGCGTCAGCTTGGAGGTTCTTTCGGAATTGCCATTATCACCACTTTCATTGCCCGTTTTGGTCAGGAACACCGTGTAAACCTGATTGCACATTTAGACCCAACAAGAATTGAAGTACAAAACAGATTACATGCTTTGCAAAGAGGATTTATGTCTAAGGGATTTAGCCCCGAAGTGGCATTGCAAAAAGCGTATAAGGTCATAGATTTTGGCATTACCAAACAAAGTTCGGTCTTATCCTATATGGATATTTTCCTTTATTTGGGCTTGCTTTTTCTATTTTGCATTCCGTTTATCTTACTGGTAAAAAAAGGAAAAAACAAAGTAGATATGAGCGAAGCCATGCATTAA
- a CDS encoding HlyD family secretion protein — protein MENKAATNKKFRLIFIALAVLGIVYGGYKYIHSLSHETTDDAQVAKKMNPIIPRVSGYITKVLVKDNDIVKKGDTLFVIDNNDYIVKVEEAKANLAAAENSFEVAKADIGTSQAGVSVSDANVQSANGSIETAKIRLRRASADFDRYNNLYKNHSITKQQFEQAEAAKQEAQSQLQILIDQQKASAFQRNVASARTNVSNKQVQVAAANIKKAQASLDAANLNLGYTVVTASIDGQVSTVDIQPGQLVQAGQSLFYIVNNNETWVIANFKETQLDKMRSGQKVKLKIDAFPGAEFEGEITSFSPATGSKFSLLPPDNASGNFVKTVQRLPVRINFTENNPKDKLQLLRSGMNADVDVILK, from the coding sequence ATGGAAAATAAAGCAGCTACAAATAAAAAATTCCGTTTAATATTCATTGCCCTTGCGGTTTTAGGAATAGTGTATGGCGGTTACAAATACATTCATTCTTTGTCACACGAAACGACTGATGACGCGCAAGTGGCAAAAAAAATGAATCCAATAATCCCAAGGGTTTCGGGATATATTACCAAAGTTTTGGTTAAAGACAATGATATTGTCAAAAAAGGCGATACTCTTTTTGTGATTGATAACAACGATTACATTGTGAAAGTCGAAGAAGCTAAAGCGAATTTGGCTGCAGCCGAAAATAGTTTCGAAGTGGCTAAAGCCGATATCGGAACTTCACAAGCAGGTGTTTCTGTTTCTGACGCAAACGTGCAATCTGCCAATGGTTCAATTGAAACGGCTAAAATTAGATTACGCAGAGCTTCAGCCGACTTTGACCGTTATAATAATTTGTACAAAAATCATTCGATTACAAAACAACAATTTGAACAAGCCGAAGCCGCCAAACAGGAAGCGCAAAGCCAGTTACAGATTTTGATTGACCAACAAAAAGCTTCCGCTTTTCAAAGAAATGTAGCATCTGCAAGAACTAACGTAAGTAATAAACAAGTCCAAGTGGCAGCTGCCAATATCAAAAAAGCACAGGCAAGTTTAGATGCTGCTAATTTGAATTTGGGTTACACTGTTGTCACTGCTTCTATTGACGGTCAGGTTTCTACAGTTGACATTCAACCGGGACAATTGGTACAAGCGGGACAATCATTATTTTACATCGTTAACAACAATGAAACCTGGGTTATTGCCAATTTCAAAGAAACGCAATTAGACAAAATGCGTTCGGGTCAAAAAGTAAAACTAAAAATAGACGCGTTTCCGGGTGCTGAATTTGAAGGTGAAATCACTTCATTTTCTCCGGCAACCGGTTCAAAATTTTCCCTTTTGCCTCCAGATAATGCCAGTGGAAACTTTGTAAAAACCGTGCAAAGACTTCCTGTTAGAATTAATTTCACAGAAAACAATCCAAAAGACAAACTGCAATTATTGCGTTCCGGAATGAATGCCGATGTTGATGTTATTTTGAAATAA
- a CDS encoding TolC family protein, with translation MKINKLVLIALLILVFTKNQAQEKKLLTLKEAVEMAVSNSDAASLAKAKVQTAKLELDVTKNNRYPSVKASGQYLRLSSAHVDSNFQSNSTSSEPAKPLKVDQLLLGQVNASMPVFNGFKLKNSINESDSMYKAETFSEKHSKEQIGLEVVELFASLYKAQQMTELIEDNLKTADQRVKDFTAMEENGLIARNDLLKAQLQQSNVQLSLDNAKKNTSIANYKLITLLKLPENTLVDIDIEAVKRDMASNQVNSGQGERNDLKSLELKKQAAESGIKIARANYYPSLSLTGGYIAFDLNNVLTVTNAMNVGVGLSYDLSNIFKNSKNVKLAQSKTKETEIALSLMTDQIKEEVFQAQENYNLSLKQSLVYDKAVIQATENYRIVKDKYDNSLSDTNDLLEADFQQLQAKINQALSKADVAQKYYELQFASGKLTASLNINQK, from the coding sequence ATGAAAATTAACAAATTGGTTTTAATCGCCTTGCTGATTCTGGTTTTTACCAAAAATCAAGCGCAAGAAAAAAAACTACTTACCTTGAAAGAAGCTGTAGAAATGGCTGTCAGCAATAGCGATGCTGCATCATTAGCCAAAGCCAAAGTACAAACAGCGAAACTAGAGTTAGACGTCACCAAAAATAATCGTTATCCAAGTGTGAAAGCATCCGGACAATACCTGAGATTATCGAGCGCTCATGTCGATTCAAATTTCCAGTCGAATAGCACCTCATCTGAACCAGCCAAACCATTGAAAGTTGATCAATTGCTATTGGGACAAGTAAATGCATCTATGCCTGTTTTTAATGGATTTAAGCTAAAGAACAGCATTAACGAGTCTGATAGTATGTATAAAGCAGAAACCTTCTCTGAAAAGCATTCTAAAGAGCAAATTGGTTTGGAAGTCGTAGAATTGTTTGCCAGTCTTTACAAAGCCCAGCAAATGACTGAGCTGATTGAAGACAATTTAAAAACTGCAGACCAGCGTGTGAAAGATTTTACGGCTATGGAAGAAAACGGTCTGATTGCCCGAAATGATTTGCTGAAAGCGCAACTACAACAATCCAATGTGCAATTATCGTTGGATAATGCTAAGAAAAACACTTCTATTGCCAACTACAAATTAATCACTTTATTAAAATTACCTGAAAACACTCTAGTCGACATCGATATTGAAGCCGTAAAAAGAGACATGGCGAGCAATCAGGTAAATTCAGGGCAAGGCGAACGAAACGATTTAAAATCATTGGAACTTAAAAAACAGGCGGCCGAAAGCGGTATTAAAATCGCCAGAGCAAACTATTATCCTTCATTGTCTTTAACCGGAGGTTACATAGCTTTTGATTTGAATAATGTGCTTACTGTTACGAATGCCATGAATGTTGGTGTTGGTTTATCTTATGATTTATCAAACATCTTCAAAAACAGTAAAAACGTAAAACTGGCACAAAGCAAAACCAAAGAAACGGAAATCGCTTTATCGCTAATGACTGACCAAATCAAAGAAGAAGTGTTTCAGGCACAGGAAAATTACAATCTTTCGTTGAAACAAAGTTTGGTTTACGACAAAGCTGTTATTCAGGCGACTGAAAACTACAGAATCGTAAAAGACAAATACGACAACAGTCTTTCGGATACCAATGATTTGCTGGAAGCTGACTTTCAACAATTACAGGCCAAAATAAATCAGGCGTTATCTAAAGCCGATGTGGCTCAAAAGTATTACGAATTACAATTTGCTTCCGGAAAATTAACGGCGTCATTAAACATCAATCAAAAATAA